The window CCGCGCATGTAGCCGACGTTGTAGCTCGTGGCAAACATCCAGAGGAAGGAAGCCACCAGCGCGAAGATGATGCCCAGACCGTCCACACAGAAGCTGACGGAGATACCGGGCATGATGGTAAACAATTTATAATAAGGAATCTGGCCGCTGAGCACTGCCGGTACGAACGAGAGGTTCAACAGGAAGGTCACGGCGCCAGCGATCAGGGAGACCGCTTCACGCTTGTAGATATCCTTCCTGAAGAGCCAGATGAAGTACGGCGCGAGCAGTGTCACCGCCAGGGGCAGAAGCAGGCGTGCGCTCTCATTCATAGCTAATCCTTCAGCGTGGAAACTTCACGGGTTTTCGTGGTGCCGAATCGTTTGGCAACCACTACGATGATGGACAGCACCAGCGTGGCTTCGGCCGCGGCCAAACCCATGACCAGAAGCGTGCCCAACTGTCCCAGAACCGCGTCGGTTTCGGTAAGCTGCGCGGCCGCCACAATGGACAGCCCGGCACCGTTGAGCATCAGCTCTACGGCAATCAGCATACCGACCAGACTTCGGCGCTGTGCAATCCCAAAGAGCCCCAGGCAGAGCAGCAGGAGCGCAACCAGTTGATACAACGTGAGCGGACTCATTTCTTCCCCCTCTTCTCCCAAGCCAGCAGCACGGCTCCCGACATGGCCACCAGCAGCACCACGGAGATCAGCTCAAAAGCCAGGAAATAGGAGCTGAGCAGCCCCTCTCCGAGTTGCTGGATAGAGACCTCCGCGGGCATCAACGAACTTGCCGGCGGCCGATTCATGATCAGCCACGCCAAGACGCCCCCCACGGACATGACCGCGCCCAGTGCGTACAGATGTTGCCGCACCGGAGCGGGTTCGCTCTCATCGCCATGCCCGTGCGCATCCGTGAGCATGACCGCGAAGAAAATCAACACGGCCACTGCGCCGACATAAATCAGCAGTTGCATGAACGCCATAAACGGGGTTCCGAGCAACATATACATACCGGCAACGCCAATGAGCGTACTGATCAGACCGATCAAGGCACGCACAAGACTGCTGCTGCCGACCGCCACGATCCCGCCCCCGAGAATGATGAGGGCGTAGACCCAAAATGCGATTTTAGCCATCAGTTCCATAGTGCCTACGCCTCACTCTTTGCCGCGCTTGCCGTGTCCGCCGCGGAAGCGCCGGGGACGGCTTTTGCGGATTGTTCAGCCTGACGCTGAAGCCGTTGCAGCAGGTCGAACTTAAAGTCGTCCCTGCTGGTTCCCACCAGATAGATATTGTTGGAATACCGCAACGACCCCACCGGGCAATTCTCAATGCACGTCCCGCACAAGCTGCACAGGCTGTAATCGTACATGAATTTGGCAGGTTCCTTGGGAGCCTTGGGCTTTTTGACCTTTTCCCCACGCTCCTCGGCTTCCTTCATGGCCTGCTCTTCTTCGGGAGTCGGCTTGGGAGCCTTGGCCTTGACCACCGTAAGGCATCCGCTGGGGCAGTTGGTCACACACATCATGCAGGCGATACATTTGGCCTTGAGCGGATCCTTGGGCTTGGGCACCAGTTCCACATGCCCGCCAAACGTCTGCTCCACGTCCTCGTCCACGGTTTCACGGGGATAATGCACCGTGACCGTGGGCTGCACAAAGTACTTGCCCGTGACCCGCAAGCCCACAAACAGGCTCCAGAGATCCTTGACGCTTTGAATAACTTCTTTCACTGCACTCATTTGTTTTCCGCCCTCCCCTAGAACACCTTCATGAAGAAAGCGGTTGCCAAAAGGTTCACCGTCCCCAGCGGCAACAGCCACTTCCAGTTGATGTTCAGCAACTGGACAAAGGTCACGCGGGGATATGTCCAGCGGATCCAGATGATGAACAGCAAAATCGCGTAGGCCTTGGGCAGGAACCACCACCAGCCGTCCGATCCGAACGGTCCCTGGTAGCCGCCCAGGAAAAGCACGGTGGCCACACTGGCGACCACAACCATGTACGCGTACTCGGCCATGAAGAAGAGTCCGAAGCCCATGCTCGAGAATTCCGTATGGAACCCGGCCGTAAGCTCGGATTCTGCTTCGGGAAGGTCGAACGGCGCACGGTTTGTTTCGCCCACGGCGCTAATGATGAAGATGATGAAGGCCAATGGCTGCCAGACCACATTCCATTGCCAGGGCCATGCGCCCTGCCCTTCGGTGATCGCCACAAAATCCAGTGTGCCGGTCATGAAGGCCACGGCCAGCACGGACAGCAGCAACGGAATTTCATAGGCCACGGACTGCGCCACGGCACGGGCCGCACCGAGCAGGCCGTATTTGTTGTTGGAGGCCCAGCCCGCCAGGAGCAGGGCCAGAACGTTGAATCCGGCAAAGGCCAGGATCAAAAGCATGCCCAGATTGATCTGCATGCCTGTGAGGATCGGCCCGTACGGCAACACCAGGAACAGCAACAACACCGGGAACATGGACAGCAAGGGCGCCATCCAGAACAAGATGGGATCTGCTCCGTTGGGCATGACAAGCTGCTTACACATCAGCTTGATGCCGTCCACGAGCGGCTGCAGGATACCCTGCGGGCCAACCTCGAAGGGGCCGGGCCGACGCTGGATGAACCCGGCGCCTTTGCGTTCGAAATAGACCAACACCAAGGCGTTCAGGCCGACCCAGGCCATGATCGCAATCAAGGCGATGATCATATGCAAGAGTTGGGGATGAATGCTCATTCTCGCTCCCTACCTGTCGATTTCCGGAATGATCAGGTCCAGACTGCCCAGGACCGCCACGGCGTCCGCCAGCAACATTCCCCGGCACGCCTCGGCAAAACAACTCAAGTTGGAGAAGCCCGGAGCGCGCAGCTTGATGCGATATGGAACCTTGCTGCCGTCGCTGACAACGTAGACACCGACCTTGCCCCGGCCGCCTTCCACCGCGAAGTAGGCCTCACCGGCAGGCATCTTGGCCTGCGGCTTGGGTGCGCCCTTGACCAGGTGCGGCCCTTCGGCACCGGGAAGCTGTTCCAGAGCCTGCTCAATGATGCGGCAACTCTGTTCCATTTCCTCCATGCGGACCAAGTAGCGCCCCATGGAACAGGCCGTTGTCTCGGTAGGCACCTTAAAGTCGAAGCGGTCGTACACGCCGAACGGTTCGCTTACGCGCAGGTCGTAGGCCAGACCCGCACCGCGGGCAACGGGACCGGTAGCGCCGTAGCGGGCCACCATGTCCTTGTCCATGATACCGATGTCTTCCACACGTTTGCGCAGAATGATGTTGTCCGTGACCAGATCCTTGTACATGGGCAGGCGTTCACGGAACCGGGCAATGAATGCCTTGGTTCCTTCAAGGAACGTTTCGTCCAGGTCGCAGGCAACGCCGCCAAGACGGAAGTAGGAATAGGTCAGGCGGGAGGCTGTCGGCCGCTGAAGCAAATCCAGCAGATGTTCACGATCATCGAACGCGTACATGATGGGCGTGAACGCGCCCAGGTCCAGAATGTAGGCGCCCCACCAGAGCAGATGCGAGGTGAGGCGGTTCATTTCATTGGTGATGACGCGGATGTATTCGGCCCGTTCAGGCACTTCGATCCCGGCGAGTTTTTCAACCGCACCGCAATAGGCCCAGTTCCAAGCCAGGGGATGACCGTAGTCCACACGGCCCATATTGGGCATGAACTGTCCCCAGGTTTTGGTCTCGCCCATTTTCTCGTGCATCCTGTGCAAATAGCCGAACACGGGTTCAGCGCGCAGGATGTACTCGCCATCCAGTTCGAGGACCACGCGCAACACTCCGTGCGTGGAGGGATGCTGTGGTCCCAAGTTCAAAATGAGGGAATCGGGCCGGGCTTCTTTGGCGAAATTCCTGGTATAGAAATCGCCGCCGACCTGTTCCAGATTGGGATAACGTGTCATAGCTCAATCCTTCCCGTTGCCTAGCCTTCGGCCGGTGCTTCTTCGGCGGGTTCGTCCGCGAACAGCGCCTCAACAGCGGCGCTGCAGGTCTCCGTTTCATACAGCGACATCAGACTCTTCAGCCCGGTACGCTTTTTGTCGGTCTTCAGCAGCGGCGGCTGGATGCGTTGATCTTCTTCCGCCGGCAACAGCAGAGGAATGAGGTTGGCATGCCCCTCAAAAACAACACCGTGAAAATCGCAGGTTTCCCGCTCATGCCAATCCGCGCCCTGGAAGATGTCCGAGATGGTGGGAACCGTGGGCTCCTCACCGGAAACCAACACCTTGAGCGTAATCCGCCCCGGTTTGGTCATCTTGTCAAAATGGTACACCACGAGCATTCCGTCCGTGGTATCCAGGGCCAATACGTCCTCCACGAACCAACCGTCTTTGTAGAGACGTTGTGCGGCTTTCCGCAGGACAGTCGGTTTAAGGAAGAACACCCATTCCTGGCCTGTTTTGGCAAAATCGGCCCGGGCTTTACATTCCACAGGAAGGCCGTCGAACAATTTCATATCAGCCCTCCTCCTTCAGCGCGGGAACCGGCCACCAGCGGCGTCCCGTGATCTGCTGCTGCAGCGTGAACAACCCCTCGAGCAGCCCCTCCGGACGGGGAGGACACCCGGGGACATAGACATCCACGGGAACGAGCGTATCGATTCCCTCCACCAGGTTGTAGGCTCCCTTGAAATTAAACGGCCCACCAGAGATGGCACAGTTGCCCATGGCCAAAACGTACTTCGGTGCGGGCATCTGCTCGTACAGACGGACAATGGCGGGAGCCATCTTCTTGGTCACAGTACCGGCCACGATCATCAAATCGGCCTGCCGCGGGGAAGGCCGGAACACCTCGGCGCCGAAGCGGGCCAGGTCGTACCGGGCCATACCGGTGCTCATCATTTCGATGGCGCAGCAAGCCAGTCCAAAGGTCATGGGCCAGATGGACATGGCCCGACAGACATTGAGGATCTTGTCCACAAGCTGGATCTGGACCAGTGCCGGCTCCACAGTCCCCGCGGTTTGCCGCAGGGTTGCCAGTTCCTCTACAGATTGATTCGGCGTGGCCATGAAAACACCCCTTTAGCCCAGAAATAGACAATGGATACGCCCAGAACGAAAAGGAAAATAAAGACCTTGACGAACGGCAACCAGCCCTCGATGGAGCCATAGGCCGTGGCCACCGGGAACAGGTACAGCACGTCCACGTCGAACGCGAGAAAGATCAAAGCGTAACAGTAATAGGAAATGCCCCACTTGACCCAGGAACTGCCATGCGGACGCATGCCGCACTCAAACGGCATTCCCAGATCGCCTCCTCTGGCCTGCGGCCCAAGCAGCACGGCCAGAATCAGCGGACCAACCCCGAAGAGCAGCCCGCCGAGTAGAAACAGCACAATGGCAAGATGCAACCAACTGAAGACCATACGTGACCTCTACCCCTTGTTTTGTGCGGCGCCCGAATTCGGCCCGGGCGCATGCCACCTACACGGAATGGTGCTTTTTTTTGCCCCATAACCCAAGTTACGTCAAGAACTTCGTGAAATATTTCATCTAGTGTCGCGGCATTCAAGGCATGCCCTGGCTTACCTCGCGTACGCCCTCCCCCTCGATTTTACATCCGAAAAAGAGACAAAACTCATTCACCGGACGTTGAGCACCACTTTCGGCCGGACCGCTTTGCGGCATACATGGCCGTATCCGCCAGATGCAGCAATTCCCCAGCAGTTGTCGCATCATGCGGAAACATGCTGATACCAAGCGTGGCGCCCACAAAATGCTTTTCCCCGGCAACGTCAAACGGCTCCTCCAGGGAAGACAACAGCTCCTGAGCAACATGCTCCGCGTTTTCCAATGAATCCACAGCAGAAAGCAGGACGCCGAATTCGTCGCCGCCGATCCGGGCCAGGGTGTCGGCCGAGCGTACACGCTGCCCGAAACGATGCGCCACGGAGCGCAAGACCTCATCCCCGACCTGGTGACCAAAGCCATCGTTGATCTTTTTGAAATTGTTCAGATCAATGAAAAAAATCGCCATTTTGTTGCCGTAGCGCTCAGCGCTCTGCAAAAAATGCTCAAGACGATCAAAGAACAATGTCCTGTTCGGAACCCCGGTCAGCTCATCAAAATTCGCCCGTCGGTGCAGGTTCAGCTCACAGGTTTTGCGGGCCGTGACGTCTTCCACCACTCCCTCAATCACCTTCTCTTCACCGCCCCGAACCAACCGGGAGCTTTCCGAAAGCCAAACGATCTGCCCATCGGCGCGCCGCACCTGGTATTCCCAATTGGAAACATACCCCTCTTCATCCAACGTTTCCAAATAGAGGCGATATTGTTCGGCATCCAAAACCATCGACTGGATCAAGCCCGGCACCTCCACCATGTCGTCCGGACATTCATATCCCAGGACGCGGGCCAAGGCAGGATTGGCTTCAATCAACGTCCCGTCCAGTCGCATTTGAAAAATCCCTTCAACGGCTTTGACAAAAAAGCTACGATACCGCTCCTCGGCGCGGCCCAGGGCTTCCGCAGCCCGTTTGCGCCGTACGATTTCATGTTCCAGACGAGTCTTTTGCCGGTGCAAATCCAAAAAAACCTTCACCTTGCTGCGCAGCATGTACGGATCCACGGGACGCAACAGATAGTCCACGGCACCGGCCTCGTATCCGAGTTTCACCGATGCCTCGTCCTGAAAAATGGAGGTGATAAAGATAACAGGGACATGCCGACCGCGATCCATTTCCTTGATGGTTCGGCACGTATCGTACCCATCCATTCCCGGCATTTGGATATCCAGCAAAATCAGCGCGAAGTCATGTTCACGCACCAATTCCACGGCCTCATGTCCATTTTCCGCCATGCGAACCACACAGTCGTGCTTTTTGAGCAACTGTTCCAAAAGCACCAGGTTCATGGGCGTATCGTCCACAATGAGAATTTCCAACGGATTCACGACCAACTCTCCTATGAGGTTGCCGTGGAAGCGGCGATCGGAACCAGCGCGGGCAACCCGAAATCCGATGTCACGACTTCCAGCGCCGTTTCCTGACTGTCCAACATCATGCAGGCGTCAAAATCTTCAGACGGCGCATCCGTCCGGGCGGGATCGTCGAACATGGCCGCCGCTGGTCGGTTGCGCAGGTGACCGTAAAGCACCTGATGATTATTCGGATAATCTTCCACCGCGTTTTTCAAAAACATGGCACACATGGAATTTTCCAGGCTGCGCTGTCCATCGGCTCCGGCGGGAGCCACCAAAGCGACCTCGTCGGCATTGGAGGATTCCAACGCCTGCGCCACGGCGGTAATATTGCCGAAAAAGAAAGGGAAAATTCGATTATGGTCCCGCAATCGAACAATAGCGGGTACGGCACCGGAGGACACGAGCACCACGGTTCGGTCCCGGAGGTCCGCCTCGCGGCACAGGGTGGGAGAACACGGCAGGTCAAACCCTTGCGGCGTGATGCCGTCCCATTCCCCGGCGAGCAACCAGTCCGGATGCCGTGCATGCACCTCGGCCGCCTCCTCTGGGTCGCTTGCCAGCAAGACCTTGGCACCGGACTGGATCACCGCGTACGCAGTCGCCCATGCACGGAAAACATTCGCCACAGCCACCACGCCCACGGAGTCAGGTACGGCATCCAGGTTCTCAAAAATGGTCAAACGCATGAGATCCTCCGGTTTGACCGGAAGATATTTCACATTTCCAGCACACAGTAAAGGGGGGACCGCTGTTCTTGATTATTGCACCCGCAGCCCGTATGGAGAAATCCCCACCACGCTGTATCCCCCCTGCGGAGGCACTATGCATCGCAAAAAACGCGTCCTGGTTACGGGCGGAGCCGGGTTCCTCGGCTCCCACATCTGCGAGTCGCTCCTCACGAAAGGGCACGAGGTGCTCTGCGTGGATAATTTTTTTACCGGCGGGAAGGAAAACATCCTCCATCTCCGGGACAATCCGCACTTCGAACTGCTGCGGCACGACGTGACGTTCCCGCTCTATGTCGAGGTCGATGAGATATACAGCCTGGCATGCCCCGCATCTCCCATCCATTACCAGCAGGATCCGGTGCAAACCACCAAAACAGCGGTACACGGCTCCATCAACATGCTCGGGCTGGCAAAACGCATTAAGGCCAAAATTCTATTGGCCTCCACATCCGAGGTTTACGGCGACCCCGCCCGGCATCCCCAAACCGAGGACTACTGGGGCAATGTAAACCCCATTGGTCCCCGCGCCTGCTACGATGAGGGCAAACGATGCGCCGAAACCCTGTTTTTCGACTATCGCCGCCAACACGGATTGAACATCCGCGTGGCCCGAATATTCAACACCTATGGCCCGCGCATGGCCGTGGACGACGGCCGCGTGGTCTCCAACTTCATCATGCAGGCGCTGCGGGGCCAGCCCATCACCATTTACGGAGACGGCAGTCAAACCCGGTCCTTTTGCTATGTGGAAGACATGGTGGAAGGATTGCAATGTTTTATGAATTTGAAAAGCGACAACCCCGGTCCGATGAACCTGGGTAACCCCGTGGAATCGACAATACGGGAAATCGCGGAAACCGTGTTGCGGCTGACGGGATCCGGGTCGCATATTGAACACCGGCCGCTGCCGGAGAACGACCCTGTCCAGCGCTGCCCCGACATCGGCCGGGCCAGACAACACCTGGGCTGGGAACCGCGTGTGACCCTGGAAGAAGGATTGTCGCGTACTATCGAATATTTCCGCACGGTACTCAACAAAGAGCGCGCCCGCCCCCCCTTTTGAGGACACCTAACAGGCTGTTGAAAAACGCTCCGGCGCCTCAGGCCGGTTCAGTGCCTTCCCGTTCCCGCAACAGTTTTTCCACCAGATCAACCCAGGCATCCATGCCGCTGGCCGCCCAGTCCGGCCATTGGAAAGGCGGTGGAGCAGGAGCACTGATCACAGCTGCGATACGCAGGGCCATGGCTTTAGGATCCGATGGATCCTCCAAAAGATTCTCCGGCGGCAGAAATGCACAACTGCCGTTGCTGGAACTGCTCACGGTTCGCACACCCATGGCCAAAGCCTCCATGACCGCATTGGAACACGCATCATAAAAAGTGGGCAGGACAAAGACATCCCCGGAGGCATAGAACGAACGCATATCCTCCACCCGACCCAGAAACCGAACCCGATCCGCCACCCCGAGCTTGCGGGCATAGGCCTGCCAGCGGCCTGCGCCGCGCCCTCCGGCCACATGCAGCACATACCGCTCCGGCAGCAGAGCCAAGGCCTGCAACAGCCCCCGCAACCCCTTGAGCATAAAATTCGTCCCGGCCGTCAACAGTACGACCTGGGCATCCTTGATCCCCGCAGCAGAACGAATTTCCGCCCGTTCCACCGGGTCTGCGGCATGGAACCGCCCCAAGTCCGGACGGTTGTAAATCACGGGCATAACTTCAGGACGTAAAAACGGATGCGCCTCCACCATCCATTGGCGGGTTCGCTCGGAGTTGGCCACGATCACCGGTGTGGTCCGGGCCTGGATCCGTTCAATCCACCAGCTGACCCAATTGGCCGGAGAAAGACGACGACGCAGCATCTTCAACGCACGACGCGGACCACGCGGCCAGGCCCGACGAGAAAGCCGCCAAAACACGGGCAAAGGGCCGCCCCCCTGTCGAAACACGTCCTGATAAAACGTTTTGCCAAGCCCCACGGACAGGTCATACCCGCCCTTTTTCCTGGCCCGTTCCGCAGCCAAGGCATACCAGAGCACCTTGAGCCACTTGAACGGCCCAAAACGCCCCACAACAACGGGATGTACGCCGGGCGGAGGTTCCACCTCGGCCCTCGCGCAGATGAAATCCACTTGATGTCCGGCTTCGGCCAATGCCTTGGCCAGCCGCCAACCAAACCCCTCGGCCCCGCCATAGCGGGAAAAACGCGGCATCATCACCGCAATACGCGCTGTGTTCATGTCCCGGCCACTTTGACAGCCCCCCGAGGGGAAGGCAAGACCGGGCTTGCCAGAAGCTCCCCCCGAACGGTAGGGTTTCATGGAACTTTTCTCCAAGCATCCATACCAAGGAATATGTACCATGCAAGATATTACGAAATTTCTTACAGGATTCCGGAAGTTTCAGCAGCACTGCCTGACCAATGAAGGGGAATTGCTTGAACAACTCCGCCAGGGACAGGCACCCAAGGTGCTCATGATCGCCTGCTGCGATTCGCGGGTCGACCCAGCGGTTCTCATGGATTCGGACTTGGGAGAACTGTTTACCTTGCGCAATATCGCCAGCATCGTCCCCCCCTATGAACGTGGCGGCGGTTTCCACGGCGTCAGCTCGGCCATCGAATACGCGGTCCGCCATCTCCAGGTGGAACACATCGTGGTGCTCGGCCACCGCCAGTGCGGCGGTGTCCATGCCTTACTCAACGGCTGCGGTCCGGACGACGACTTTATCGACGAATGGGTGAACATCCTGGAACCAGCCCGGCAATTGGCCATGGAAAAATATGCCGATGCAAACCCGGCCGAACGGGAACGGGCCTGTGAACAAGCTTCGGTATTGGTTTCCTTGCGCAACCTGCTGACGTTTCCATGGATCAAAGAGCGCTTTGAAAATGAAACGCTGATCCTGCACGGCTGGTATTTTGATTTGGAAACCGGAGAACTCCTCAGCTATCATCCCGACACCAAGCAATTCGAAACCTTGGTGGCTATTGATCACGACTGACGGTAGCGGCATGATTCTATCCGCCAGTCGCCGTACCGATCTGCCCGCTCTGTATACCCCGTGGTTTTTGGAACGGGTGCGGCAGGGCTGGTGCGCGGTCCCCAACCCGTTCAACCCCCGGCAGGTAAAACGCGTTTCCCTACGCCCCGACGACGTGGACGCTCTGGTGTTCTGGACGCGCTGGCCCGCCCCCCTGCTGTCAAGGTTGGATGAACTGGAGTCACTGGGCCTGAACCGTTTCCTGTTTCTGGTCACACTGCTGGGATATGGCCGTGATCTGGAACCCAGGCAACCGCGACTCGCTTCACGCATCCGGGCGTTTCAGTCCCTGTCCCGACGCATTGGACCGCAACGGGTAGTATGGCGCTACGATCCCATTCTTCTGAGCCGGGCCACGCCTCCTGAGTGGCATGTTTCCATGTTTACGGAATTGGCCCGCGCATTACGCGGTTCCACGGAACGTTGCGTGGTCAGTTTTCTGGAGGAATACACAAAAATCAAAACACGCATGCGCTCCCTGGTTTCCCAGGGGTACGCCCCCGATCCACCGGACCTCATACGACAGAACCGACTTCTGCAAAGGCTGGCCCGCATTGCCCGAAACAACGGGATTCAACTCCAAACCTGCGCACAGAACATCACCGCATCGGACCCGGCCGTTACACCCGGCGCCTGTGTGGACGGAGAACTTTTAACGCGTCTTTTTGATCTCCCCGCCATGCCCCCACGCGATCCGAACCAACGACGACACTGCCAGTGCGCCCGGTCGCAGGACATCGGCATGTATGACTCCTGCACTTTTGGTTGCGCTTATTGTTATGCAACCCGATCCTTTACCCGGTCCCGCCTCAACCGAAACGAACATGACCCGCATTCCCCCTCTCTCCTGGGACACCACATCCCTCCGCCTGGGCAGGCCACGCTCCCCGGCTGCTGACGCCAAGGGAGAAAACGCGCTTGCCCGCGCAATCCCGCCGGGATATGCTCATTGCATGTTTTTCGACACACCGGCCTTTGATCTATGGCTTTTTGAACTGATCAACCAGCACTGGCATGTGTTCTGGCTGAACGGCATTATGCGTCTTCTTTCCTCTAAGACACTGCTTTTCCTGCTGTTCGTACCCGCGGCCTTGCTCACGGCCCGACGCTTGGGCCGCCGACAACTGATTCTGTTCGTGGTTCTGCTGGCCGCCATGGGTCTCACGGACCTGACCACCTCCATGGTCAAGGATTCCATCCAGCGGGTACGGCCGCTGAACAGTCTGCCCAACACTCATTTTGTGGAGGACGGACAATGGCAACAGCGCCCGGCTGATTTCGTTTCCACAAAAACTTCCGGCTCATCCTATCCCTCGGCGCACGCGTCCAACAGCATGTGCCTGGCTACATTGGCCTTGTTGTTTTGGGGAACGCGCATGCGTCAGGGGCTGCGAACCGCGGTTGCGGCACTGCCGTTTTTAGTGGGGTATTCCCGGCTTTATTTGGGGAAGCACTTCCCCAGCGATATCCTGGCCGGATGGCTATACGGAATGGTCCTGGCCATACTGGTCTGGCTGATCTGGAAATATTTGCTGGAACAAAAAATCACCGGCGGGAACGGAATGGCTCAGGAACCTTCCCAGCATTAAAGAACGCGGGAAAAGAAACCAGGGAACGGGAATATCATATCAACGTTCCCCGGGGACGCTTCCAGCCTGGGCCTTATATTTTCGGTATACCGAGATGCCGAGCCAGGCCGAGGCCGCCAAAAGCGCCACGCTCATCCCCACCGAAAGAACCAACCCCAGCCGGGATTCCGCATTCATGCCCCCGCCGAACAGAGCAAAGACCAAATTTTGAGGCAGGTACCCCAGGGTTGAACCGAGCACAAAGGGACGCAACGGAATACTGCTCACTCCGGCGGCCAGATTGGTGAGCAGGTTGCTTCCCACGGGGATAAGACGGATGGTCAAGGCCGTGCGGAACGGACTGGAGCGCAAAAACGCATCGGCCCGGGCCAAACGTTTGCCCAACAGCCGGGTCACGGATCGCCGCCCCAACAATCGGGCATATCCTGCACACAAAAGGCATCCCAGACCGCAGGCCACGGTTCCGAGGAGCGTGCCGAACAACGCGCCAAACCCCACCCCACCGAGAAAACAAACCAGTTGCCGGGGCAGTCCCACGGCGGTGCAGGCCATGCCTACCCCTACGTAGATCAGCACGGAGAGCGGACCGTTGCCCAACACATGCTCATTAAACCAGTCCGCGTCGCGGAGCATGTCATCCAAACCGGCGCAACGTGTGCCCCATACCAACAGTCCCAAGCCCGCAAGCATGACAACACCCTTGAGCGCTGCCTTCAACCCGCTATGCTTCTCTGATTCGGGCATCACCTGTCCGTGGGCCACAGCTCTGTCCGGCCGGGCATGTACTTCCGTCATTTCTGCTTCCCGTGATTCTGTTTGGAAATTTCCGCCCGAACGCATCGCAGCCACCGCCACCCCAAGATCAAGGCCGTACCCTGCCCCAAAAGCAATACCGCGTCGCGTTGCAGCAAGCCGTAAATCATGCCGGCACCGCCGCCCAGCAGAAAGAACAAGGGAGCAATGCCAGCGGCCGCCGCCTCGCACCGATCATATCGTAAGCGGCACCAGAGCAAAATCAAGGCCCATACGCCCTGCCCCGCGCAGGCACAGGCCATCAGCCACCACCAGCGGGGCGGCGTCAGCCCGGTCATGGCTTCCAGGCTCAGAGATTATGCTCCTTGAGATCGTACTTCACCGTCCGGGTGAGCAGCCAGCGCACCCCGATGAGATCAAACACCCCGGCCACGGCCCTATCCCATGTGCCGTACTTGGAGTTGCCCTGACCACGAGGACGGTGGTTGACCTTGACCTCGGCGATGCGCGCGCCCTGCGCCTGAAGCAACGGCGGCAGATAGCGGTGCATGTTCACAAAGCGAGGCAGGCGCAAGAGCAGGGAACGGCGCATAACCTTAAGAGAACACCCCGTGTCGTGTACCGTGTCGCGGGTGATGCTCCGGCGGATGGCGTTGGCTGCCCGGGATGCCCAGCGTTTGGCCAGGGTATCTTTGCGCCGCGCGCGCCAGCCAATGACCAGATCATACCCCTGTGCGAACTTCTGCAACATGGCTGGTATGTCTCTGGGATCATTCTGCAGGTCCGCGTCCATGGTCACCACGATGTCGTGGCGGGCCGCATCGAACCCCGCGCAAAACGCGGCGGACTGCCCCCTGTTCTCGGCAAAGGAAAGATAGCGCAGTTCGCCATGACGTTCAGCCAGGTCATGGATGACGCGCATGCTGGCGTCACTGCTG of the Paucidesulfovibrio gracilis DSM 16080 genome contains:
- a CDS encoding DUF1848 domain-containing protein, giving the protein MILSASRRTDLPALYTPWFLERVRQGWCAVPNPFNPRQVKRVSLRPDDVDALVFWTRWPAPLLSRLDELESLGLNRFLFLVTLLGYGRDLEPRQPRLASRIRAFQSLSRRIGPQRVVWRYDPILLSRATPPEWHVSMFTELARALRGSTERCVVSFLEEYTKIKTRMRSLVSQGYAPDPPDLIRQNRLLQRLARIARNNGIQLQTCAQNITASDPAVTPGACVDGELLTRLFDLPAMPPRDPNQRRHCQCARSQDIGMYDSCTFGCAYCYATRSFTRSRLNRNEHDPHSPSLLGHHIPPPGQATLPGC
- a CDS encoding phosphatase PAP2 family protein; translation: MFFDTPAFDLWLFELINQHWHVFWLNGIMRLLSSKTLLFLLFVPAALLTARRLGRRQLILFVVLLAAMGLTDLTTSMVKDSIQRVRPLNSLPNTHFVEDGQWQQRPADFVSTKTSGSSYPSAHASNSMCLATLALLFWGTRMRQGLRTAVAALPFLVGYSRLYLGKHFPSDILAGWLYGMVLAILVWLIWKYLLEQKITGGNGMAQEPSQH
- a CDS encoding TVP38/TMEM64 family protein, with protein sequence MTEVHARPDRAVAHGQVMPESEKHSGLKAALKGVVMLAGLGLLVWGTRCAGLDDMLRDADWFNEHVLGNGPLSVLIYVGVGMACTAVGLPRQLVCFLGGVGFGALFGTLLGTVACGLGCLLCAGYARLLGRRSVTRLLGKRLARADAFLRSSPFRTALTIRLIPVGSNLLTNLAAGVSSIPLRPFVLGSTLGYLPQNLVFALFGGGMNAESRLGLVLSVGMSVALLAASAWLGISVYRKYKAQAGSVPGER
- a CDS encoding glycosyltransferase family 2 protein produces the protein MSETQAISVVVPIYNEEGNLEHLFAEIHAVLHPLDLEWEAVFVDDGSSDASMRVIHDLAERHGELRYLSFAENRGQSAAFCAGFDAARHDIVVTMDADLQNDPRDIPAMLQKFAQGYDLVIGWRARRKDTLAKRWASRAANAIRRSITRDTVHDTGCSLKVMRRSLLLRLPRFVNMHRYLPPLLQAQGARIAEVKVNHRPRGQGNSKYGTWDRAVAGVFDLIGVRWLLTRTVKYDLKEHNL